From the genome of Phalacrocorax carbo chromosome 5, bPhaCar2.1, whole genome shotgun sequence:
gcaaaaatatgtCAATTACAGAACTAAAGTGATTAGCACTACATTAGTTAAGTTATTAATTCACTCCTAGGAATATATATTATGATGAACAAAATGGAGTGGGAAGGGGAGAAACAATCCTTCAGGTCAAAGCCACATACATCCTCAAACAATTATGCTGAGCTCAAAATAGGAGCTTATAGAACTTCACAGAAGTATTACAGTCATGGAACGGAACAGAAAGTTGCTTAAGCAAGTAATTAGCCTGGGCTGGTTACCTCTCATCCAGTACATCAGAATAGTCCTGACTACTAACATCTTTTGATGCATTAAGTTCCACAAATCGAGAAGTACAAAAACAATATTCTTGTGTAATCTTTCAGTTGTCCAGTAGGTGGTGATCTCTGCTGAACAATGCATAACAGAGACACAAGTAATATCCCTTTTCCTGCCTACCTCCAAACTGCAGTTCACTAGCCAGAATTCTTACCTAGAAAAGTGccaatgaaaaatactttcaatgGCACATTAATTACAGGAGACGTTATATTGATAAACCAGTTGGGAAGAAAAGGTGTTATTCTCAAAAATATTATGTAGTTAATGAGGTGTTCTCTGTGTCGTTCAAcctgccaaaacaaaaacaaaaaattcagtaaaaaaaatccttgcctTGAaagtacaaaattattttactactAGAGGTTTAGTTAGGGAGTTTTTTGTGTATCTTTTGTAGAAATTTAAACGTTGCAAAcataaaaatcagttaaaacaTAAGTGACTCAAGGAAGAGGCATCAATGAATCACCTGTTAAGTAGTACTGAAGTTAATCTGGAAATACGAGTCTGTATGAACATAGTGATGATGCGTCTGAATCAGCCAACTTAAACAGCAAACAAGTAATTCGACACAGCAACAGGCCTAACCCTAACTTTAGTGCAGCGACCTCTGCTTGTCTAACTGTAGCCCAATCAACACAGCCAGCTCATCATCCTATTCCTAAAGCTTTTGCAGGAACTAGGAATGAGGTTTATTCCTCAACCCATTCTGTCTTAACTCACAACCAAACTTGAAACATAGCTGTACTCCTCACTTGGAAATTTACCCAGGTCTTGCCCCTGGAGCCCATCAGgtagctgctgccagcacagttGCAAAACCTACCAACCCATACATTACTCATTACCACAACAGCCCCAACTTTATTTACAGTCTTAATTATAAGCTCAAGTCTAGCCCAGCTCCTTACACTAGTACTACCTCAACacctcttctccttccagcctggctTTAGCACACCAGGCCTTTCAAAGAAGAACTGTAACCTCAAACCAAATTATAATGATAGCAAAGCATCCACCACTTCTGGCTTATCTTGGCAGACCTTCACTAAGCCTAAGCCTAAACACGGTCATCTGGCTCAAACAGTTGAAATCAAACCTGCTCCCATTGCAATTCCATCCGAAATCTCATGTAGCAACTCACCCCAGACACAAccctgttttttcccccccaactTTAGCTTTAACTGCAACACTAAAGTCAGTAACCCCACTATTGTTCAGTAATaccactgtgggttttttttaatcttagtgTATCCTAGTGAAGGACAAATATTTAAGCATTGATTAATCCTGTGTATAATATGTCTCAGCCCTCAAAATGCAAGCATGGTATAGTCCAATTAACCTGAAAACTGAGATATGAGCTGCACATGTAATTACAAAATTTTAGATCACATATCCAGTTCTACTAATGGAAATAGTACCATTTGTAATTCATAGAATAACCTCACTATTATACTGCAATATTAATATTTGCTTGGGTCAAAATACTACTATATTATTTAGTAAGGTCAATTGTGCAGGACACAGTTCCACATCTTACCTTATGAGGaacaagtttaaaatattttgtatgatTCAAACACCTTCAACAGAGTATGGTAGTAAGTTGTGCTTCATACttgccaacaaaaaaaacctgtctgaACATGTTTCAGAGTATCAAAGCAAGAGACACGAGGTCAAATACTAGTCACACTATGATTTTGTACTGCATAATCTTTAACTTCGTCTGATGATTAACACTTGCTGAAACCAACGTCACCAGACAGTGTAAGAGAAAGTTTCTAAATGTTCCAACCACAACATCATCTTCAAATTAAGGTTTTGCAATCAGACATACAGctataatttttatatacatttttatcaCAGATTTCAGCATCTCTAGAAACTTTACCTGTTCTGaccattttactgctttttctgttaaatatctGTATACAACAGGACGTCCCACTAGGTATGAAAGCATATAGCAGAATGATGCTCCAAGTCCTGAGcactggaaagggaaaaaaaaaagacaccaaacAAATGAGCAGAAACTCTATAATCTTAGCCTTATATCCCTATTGACTACACTGGCTGGATAGAGTCTGCTTCTATGCGGCCCTCCATTGAGGCTGAAGGGCTCTCCTTCAGCAGTATGTACACACTTCCTAAGAACAGTGTTCACCCAAACCAGTTCCTTTATTTCCAAGGCATTCAGATCAGTCTTAACATTCAAAGTAGACAATGTTGATTACTTATCAGTTAATACTGAGGGcttctgcagttttattttaagattttgaaCAGTGAAAGCTTTACAAATAAGGGGCATAATGACATTAAAGAGATTCAAACCTGAAAATTCATCAACTTTGTCCTCCATACCTACTCAATTATCTCATTCGTAAATATTAAGGCTCATTATGACTACATCTTTTGTAAATTACTTTACTTGAAGCTTGTCAATAACATACATTTCGTATCTTAAATTAAGCTTCTTGGGTATTTGagccatttaaaaacagatgtgTTTTGCAGTGTGATAATAAAAACGTAGTAATCGTGTTCCGAAATTACAGTCAGGTTCTGGTGGATGCCAGACAATTTTAAAGTAAAGGAAACTCTGGCTGATTCACACCCAGCTGCCTCCATTATTAAGGAAACTTGGATAACAGTTTCAGCTTTTGGTTCATCACCCAATGCTACAGTGCATTTTGTGGGCAACGCCATTCTCACAACAGAGCTGAATGACAACTCATTCATACCCCTATTTCACTCAGATTCTGATCATTTCAAACAGGAAGCTGTTTAGATGTTTGGCTGCATTCcaaatgcatataaaaatatgccCTCACAAACTATTTTCCATACCTACCAGACAAACAAGAAATAAGGCCAGTGGAAAGGGATAAAGAAACCCTGAAAGGATACTGAGAAATATAGACCCAGGGATAGCAAATGTTTGCAAGCTGGATGCATCTTAGTTAAGAAAAAACACCCACATTTTAAGAATTGGGTAGCTTTCTAAATTTCAAAAGCAGTCAGGATACATATTGCAATCTGAAAAAGCATACATATAAATAGGCATAGCCTCTAAAGATCTTAACTTCCAAATTTATTTGCAGAGTAGCACAAGAAGCCCAACAGAGAAACAAGGGGTCAATTCATCACTACACGTACAAAAATAAGTCACTAAATAATAAAAGCtgtactgtatttttctctttatctgtGCTACAATTGACATTGAGTATTTATTGCGACAATACAGGAAACACGTACTTCTGATTCTACACTGCTGACTAGAGAAATGCAGATTTCAGCCATTCTCTCGGAAAAGTTCACAGAACTTCTGTCCAAGCCCATAACAACTACGAGTTTCATGGAAGACTGACATGTATGAAGGCAACTACTACCTCCTTACAAATAGACATGGTGCAATCACTAGATCACTAGGATATACGATCATTAGTTTCGGTCAGAATTTTTCAAAAAGTCAAAAAATCCATTTCTGCAGCATAGGGATGTTGAGCTTAAGGCTTGCTAGGCATACCTGAGACTATGATGTATTTGCCCACTTTGGACAGAAATCttacagagtaaaaaaaaaaattaacacactATTTTATCCGAGTTGAactgactgaaataaaacaaaggaagattATTTGGCTTTTTCTAAGTGTATTAAAACTAGTACAGCTTTTTCTACGCAAGTGTCAAGGTTCCAAGGCAACTGTAACATGCTTGTCAGCTGATCACAGTCTACTGCTGAGACAGTAAGTGTCGTCACATCAGCTGCTACAATAGTTCAATGAACAGCCAATTCTGTTCTACTTCCTGTTAATATATAAACTAACACTCTAATCTTCTTCATAAATCTATTATTTGTGAGCTACACTTAGAAAGAATGAGCTAAATTATAATTACTAATGGCACATGCAGcgctgatttttttctgagttatgAAAGCCTCCTGCACTAACCTATGATACAGACCTCTCATAGAgcttttaaaagttattaaCCTTTAGTTAAGTGTTCCAGTTAAGAGTGTGTTTAATGATTAATTAATATAATcagcactcaggaaaaaagttaaCACAGAATACAGGTAGCCTTTGTGTCTCCCTAGGCAGAAACTACTTCAGAAATTTAGCACTCTCTAAAACAAAAGAGATTTGGTTTTCGAATGTGGGCACTGCAGAGGTGAAAGAAGGCTCAAAGCACTTTCCTCaagaaatgctgtaaaatattcCATGAATTACCCTTATACAGCACTTTTCAATGTCTCAAGGAAGAGCAGTGCAGtagtctgtttttctttagaatGAACACTAATTGCTAACTGACAATTCagtctgtaattttaaaagttagcATAACTATAAAATGAAACCAAGTCTAATATCAAAGCTAATAATATTGTCCATAACAGACAGTCAAGGTGAAGCTTCATGCAAATCCCCAACAGCATTTACTACTGTACATGCATGCATCCATTTCCTTCTACTCAATCCCTTCTTACAGTCCAAAAAGCATACTAAAACACATAAGAAATGCTTTTAAGttcaaagattttggaatatctgTGCCTATTTAGAAACACACCTAAATATGTTAGCACCCTCACCCACGATCAAGAATTTATAAGTTtggatttttcatttctttttcagagacaTGTGACCATATCAAAATAGCCATTTATATCAGAAAAAGGATACAAAACATATGTGGCAAAATAAGCCACTAATACTTGAACATAAAATGTGTCCTTATATTTGGACAGGACTTTTCCCAAGGCCTTTGCGTCACCCATATCTCTAGGAACCTTTAtatattctctttcttctctggaaagaaaacaaaaacaaaaatgcaggaaTGGTGATATATATAATCCAACAGTATAGTAAAATTACTTACTGAATATATAGATGAGATACACTACCACCTCAAACAAGCCACATGATTATTGTTGTGATAACCTTCTCAGACGAACACTTAAATACTAACAGCATGTTTTGTATTAGAAAATCCTCAATTTTAGGTATTTGCAAACCATAGTTTTTTATTCATTACAATAATCAGCTTCATTTCTAGGGCTCTGGGATATTATCTTACCAAGCACTgatcaaaaagaaataattgctcAAACCAAACCTTGGCAACTGAACAGCAGCCAACATTTCAGCCAAAAACAACTGTAACTGCCTCAACACTAGGGTCATAACATTTGAAGTGAAGCAAGAGTGGCAGAGCTTTACctcacaaacaaacaaagctttAAGAGCAAAATCTCATGTCACACCTTAATCTGGTGCAACCTTGGGCAGCACAGTTGAGTGTCCTCTCTTCCTCTGTATCAGACTTAGTGATTGGACTGTTGCAAACTGAACTTGTTGAGCAAGTTAATCAGACAGAAAATTAactactaaaagaaaaaaagaaaactgtcagACAAGCAGGCTTCCATCTTGTCAAAACCATCTACCCTCCCAGCATGAGTACTAGACGCAacacaaagcagagaaagagaatgtGAAGCTTCACTATGAAGGAAGAAGTATGTCCCCTTTTGATGACAGCCTGCAGTTACACCAGTGCACAAGGGATTTTAAAAGAAGCCTAGCCATAACCAAGCATGTTTTGACTCTCAACTGAAGATGGTTAAGAACATAGTGAGTTACCATTGTTAATGTGACAGGGCGTAACTTTTCAAAACATGGTATCTCAACTGTCCAACAGAAACCCTAGCTCAAGTACAACTCTGTTTACACAGGTCCTGTGGGTTAGTATTTGAATATTAAGCTTTGTACCTTGACATTCTAGGCTACACTCtcaaattccttttaaaaaaaaaaaaaggttctatCTATTATTAACtcatgtcatttaaaaaaaaaaaaagcacttaacCCCATGTAGGCTCTTCTACAACTTGATCctgaatgaaaagcaaataaaataatctttcctGACATACTTACTCACTAAGTTGCGGGAAATTTTTATATACCAGGAACATAAGGAAAGCAGCTGATAAGAAGATTGACACTAAAATAAGAAGTGATGTCCGAGCTGATCCACCTTCTGCCTGAGCTTTCCCTgaagttaaacaaaaacaaagttagaaacaaaacaacagcaaaaccccCTCATCTCTTAAAACAGATTTCAGACTTATACTTTAAGGAAATGTTAAGGTAAGCTCTTTGTGGGCATAATCTTCCCACCGATATTTTCAATATCCCATACAACACGTTGCTTACATTCCCTGAAAGCTTTCAAACAAATCCGAAGCTCTTACACTGCCAAACATCCCACAGAAGCCAACTTTAATTATCTGTAGTAATTTAAGCCTCAATTAATAAATgtgtaaagagaaaaatagagcAAAACAAAGTAGgccatatatatttttccctttctgtcagAAGCCTTCTGCCACTCTAGTTAACCAGAGCTTTAACTTGAAGTTAAACCTTCAGTATGTACAATGCAACTTTGAAACAACGTCATGAgcagctttgtaatttttctgccTCCTAAGAATGAACACCGAGCACAGGCCCTAGCCAAATAGGCAAGACACACTTAACAGGGGAAAAATCCATAAACATGCACACACCCACCATCTGGGATATAAAGATCACAGTTCTCAGACTGGTGAATTAGACATATTTTAcactcacattaaaaaaaagactcctCTTGGATAGGTCCATGTAAgtttttattagctttttaaTTCTTGTGTAAAGAAAGTAATGGGTGTGCAATAAGTGATACAATTACATTTTAGGCTTCTTCTATACTTTAGATTTTTACCAATACAACCATGCGTATACAATACTCTGATCAGCACAAATGCAGCTATGCGCACGGAGAATTTTGAACAGAGAAATAAACAGCAAGAACTCTCTGTATCCGCGCTAGGGTGCATGTGTATGCGTGCATGTATTAGAACTCCCTCTCCTCATACACTGCTAGGCTAGCACAACTTCGCAGGGAGCGCCAGCCTCAGTCACCTGAGCAACACAAAAAACGCCAAGGCTCTATTTTCATTTGTAGATGCCGGTGGCATGACTACAATGCCAACGCGCAACATTCAAGCGGCTCGTACTGCCACCTCACTGTTGTGAAACGCAGCGAAAGGATGACGAAACCCACGGAAGAAACAGCCGGCAGGACAAGCTGGCATTTTTACTCGCTTTAAcgtttttttgctttcaggtcAGGGTGATCCCACTGGTGTGCAGGGGCTGTGCGAAGGCCGCAGGGGCAGAAGGCAGCATCCGTGTAGCAGTTACAAGCACGAATACCTCACTGGTGGTTATTTTAATAACATATGctccagagagaaaataaagagcaaaaaaaacccaacaacctaGAAGACGAAAACGGAACATCCAGCGAACTTGTCTTTCTGCCACTGCCTGCTTTTTGTACTACTGCCACcaccacacccccccacacacccgTGTTTCCTCGTTAAGAGCGCGCGTGGGGCGGGCCACTGCCCCATGTCGGCCCCCCGCCCTGAGGTAGGTAGCGGCTTACAGGCCCCACAcgcaccgcccccccccccccccccccccccgcccgagAGGCGACGGCGCTGCTGCTCTCCCGCCCAACCGTCCGCGCGCGACGGGGACGTTGCGCGGGGACGGTTGGGCGGGCTGT
Proteins encoded in this window:
- the TMEM41B gene encoding transmembrane protein 41B isoform X2, with the protein product MAQRRAAERGPCQAAESARHQRQLLEGKAQAEGGSARTSLLILVSIFLSAAFLMFLVYKNFPQLSEEEREYIKVPRDMGDAKALGKVLSKYKDTFYVQVLVAYFATYVFLQTFAIPGSIFLSILSGFLYPFPLALFLVCLCSGLGASFCYMLSYLVGRPVVYRYLTEKAVKWSEQVERHREHLINYIIFLRITPFLPNWFINITSPVINVPLKVFFIGTFLAVFSSCAILPF
- the TMEM41B gene encoding transmembrane protein 41B isoform X1, with amino-acid sequence MAQRRAAERGPCQAAESARHQRQLLEGKAQAEGGSARTSLLILVSIFLSAAFLMFLVYKNFPQLSEEEREYIKVPRDMGDAKALGKVLSKYKDTFYVQVLVAYFATYVFLQTFAIPGSIFLSILSGFLYPFPLALFLVCLCSGLGASFCYMLSYLVGRPVVYRYLTEKAVKWSEQVERHREHLINYIIFLRITPFLPNWFINITSPVINVPLKVFFIGTFLGVAPPSFVAIKAGTTLYQLTTAGEAVSWNSVFVLMILAILSILPAVFQKKLKQKFE